A DNA window from Rubripirellula tenax contains the following coding sequences:
- a CDS encoding deoxyhypusine synthase family protein, with product MNVTELLEKHFLHFNARELVAAARSYGDFVSPAKNGRMMVTLAGAMSTAELGLSLAPMIRAGKIHAITCTAANLEEDIFNLVAHDEYRIVDNWRALSTDDEVALRDEGFNRVTDTCIPETVMRHIEGRLTPMWQDAAKSNKGRMPVDFMFELLDDKDLVQHYQIPREHSWLAAAKDMDIPVFTPGFEDSTLGNIYAARVIDGTVLNHTAIATGTYQMQRLAQWYEEESKVGPIGFFQIGGGIAGDFPICVVPMLRQDLERDVPLWSYFCQISDAITSFGGYSGAVPNEKITWCKLDADAPKFIIESDATICAPLVFAHILGW from the coding sequence ATGAACGTCACCGAACTCCTGGAAAAACACTTCCTTCACTTCAACGCCCGTGAACTGGTGGCGGCGGCCCGATCCTATGGCGACTTCGTTTCGCCGGCTAAGAATGGACGCATGATGGTTACCCTGGCTGGGGCGATGAGCACGGCCGAATTGGGACTTTCACTAGCACCAATGATCCGCGCGGGCAAAATCCACGCGATCACCTGCACCGCCGCGAACCTAGAAGAAGACATCTTCAACCTGGTCGCCCACGACGAATACCGCATCGTCGATAACTGGCGAGCCCTATCCACCGACGATGAAGTGGCCCTTCGCGACGAAGGATTCAATCGAGTCACCGATACCTGCATCCCCGAAACCGTGATGCGACACATCGAAGGCCGATTGACCCCGATGTGGCAAGACGCCGCCAAGTCGAATAAAGGCCGGATGCCGGTCGACTTCATGTTCGAACTGCTGGACGACAAGGATTTGGTCCAGCACTACCAAATCCCACGAGAGCACTCGTGGCTGGCTGCGGCGAAAGACATGGACATCCCAGTCTTCACGCCGGGCTTTGAAGACTCGACGCTGGGCAACATTTACGCCGCCCGCGTCATCGACGGAACCGTTCTCAACCACACGGCGATCGCGACGGGCACCTACCAAATGCAACGCTTGGCCCAGTGGTACGAAGAGGAATCGAAAGTCGGCCCGATCGGATTCTTTCAAATCGGTGGCGGCATCGCGGGCGACTTCCCGATTTGCGTCGTTCCGATGCTGCGGCAAGACCTCGAACGCGACGTTCCGCTGTGGAGCTACTTTTGCCAAATCAGCGACGCCATCACCAGTTTCGGCGGCTACAGTGGTGCGGTACCCAACGAAAAGATCACTTGGTGTAAACTGGATGCTGACGCACCGAAGTTCATCATTGAATCCGATGCAACCATTTGCGCGCCACTGGTCTTTGCACACATCTTGGGTTGGTAG
- a CDS encoding PIG-L family deacetylase: MNAMTIRPLLGRFLMPALFALGMSIASTDSLADENRIVDLYIVAGQSNAVGADSDPATLESDVNDSDVLFWWKCGDPPADDHDSSSGDAWLTLMPQHLGDPITPKNHKTRQYGNFMFTAGGFGPEIGLARQLMSDHGDRPHRFPAIAVLKVAFSGTSVENDWSPAQAEQPGNCLGALIEQFGRAKQEAEKLGLTLRPRAMLWIQGESDSAPDRAANYVARLTATIQAIRTTVDQPDLAVRLAVNTKFGPENPEAMEAIVAAQKTVANQIGHCQYVDTSSATIANNAHYDSAGSLLVGEMMADSLRELSQPSVASESTNPAKRWKVLVAGGHPDDPETGCGGTIAKYVAQGHDVSMLYLTTGEAGIDGVSHDKASEIRRQEATRAAVLLGAKPIFFGQIDGESTINGEAYERMRDVVSALAPDVIFTHWPIDTHRDHRHCTMLVYDAWLRGGSNAALYYYEVMTGSQTQTFLPTDFVDISDTLKTKHQACFVHQSQHIERDYPGDHGLMEKFRGKQTSAITAEAFMRQTPGPDRRLPDVQ; the protein is encoded by the coding sequence ATGAACGCCATGACAATCCGCCCGCTTCTCGGCCGCTTTTTGATGCCGGCTCTTTTCGCCTTGGGGATGTCGATTGCTTCGACAGACTCGCTCGCAGACGAAAATCGCATCGTCGATCTCTACATTGTCGCAGGCCAGAGCAATGCCGTCGGGGCGGATTCCGATCCCGCGACGCTGGAGTCGGACGTCAACGATTCCGATGTGCTGTTCTGGTGGAAGTGCGGGGACCCTCCTGCCGACGACCACGACTCTTCCAGCGGTGACGCATGGTTGACGCTGATGCCCCAGCATTTGGGCGATCCCATCACGCCCAAGAACCACAAGACACGCCAATACGGCAACTTTATGTTTACCGCCGGTGGCTTTGGTCCCGAAATCGGCTTGGCCCGACAGTTGATGTCCGATCACGGCGATCGCCCCCATCGCTTTCCCGCTATCGCGGTTTTGAAAGTCGCCTTCAGCGGCACATCGGTCGAAAATGATTGGAGCCCGGCGCAAGCCGAACAGCCTGGCAATTGCTTGGGCGCTTTGATCGAACAGTTCGGGCGAGCGAAGCAGGAAGCCGAGAAACTTGGCTTGACGCTGCGGCCACGGGCGATGCTTTGGATTCAAGGGGAATCGGATTCGGCGCCGGACAGGGCTGCGAATTATGTCGCTCGATTGACCGCCACGATCCAGGCGATTCGCACCACCGTCGACCAGCCCGACCTTGCCGTTCGCTTGGCTGTCAACACGAAGTTCGGCCCCGAAAATCCCGAGGCGATGGAGGCGATCGTCGCAGCACAAAAGACGGTCGCGAACCAGATCGGCCATTGCCAATACGTTGACACGTCGTCCGCCACAATTGCGAACAATGCTCACTACGATTCCGCCGGTTCGCTCTTGGTGGGTGAAATGATGGCCGATTCGCTTCGCGAACTGTCGCAACCTTCGGTGGCTAGCGAATCGACGAATCCCGCCAAGCGATGGAAGGTGCTGGTCGCCGGAGGACACCCCGACGACCCAGAAACGGGATGCGGTGGAACGATTGCGAAATACGTCGCCCAAGGTCACGACGTCAGCATGCTGTATTTGACGACGGGCGAAGCGGGCATCGACGGCGTTTCGCACGACAAGGCTTCCGAAATTCGTCGCCAAGAAGCGACGCGTGCCGCGGTGTTGCTGGGGGCGAAGCCGATCTTCTTTGGCCAGATCGACGGCGAGTCGACAATCAACGGCGAAGCGTATGAAAGAATGCGCGACGTCGTGTCGGCCCTGGCGCCCGACGTCATCTTCACGCATTGGCCGATCGACACACATCGCGACCATCGCCATTGCACGATGCTGGTTTATGATGCCTGGCTTCGCGGCGGATCAAATGCGGCGCTGTATTACTACGAAGTGATGACCGGTTCGCAAACGCAAACTTTTTTGCCGACCGATTTTGTGGACATCAGCGATACGCTGAAGACAAAACACCAAGCCTGCTTCGTCCACCAGAGCCAACACATCGAGCGAGACTACCCCGGCGATCATGGCTTGATGGAAAAGTTTCGCGGCAAGCAAACGTCGGCGATCACTGCCGAAGCGTTCATGCGCCAGACTCCGGGTCCTGACCGCCGACTGCCCGACGTCCAGTGA
- a CDS encoding lamin tail domain-containing protein, whose protein sequence is MSRSLQTNKKSASRRRRLARKLVAERLEPRVAMAATPIISEFLASNSGGLEDIDGDTSDWIEIHNPTSATVDLSGWRLTDDPLDLSEWTFPSVTIPANDFLVVFASDKDRAVSGQQLHTNFKLGSGGDYLALVQPDGTIVSEFAPQYPTQTTNVSFGVGFNVDDLIEVGDGSRTFVPANGSLGDSWKTTTFNDASWTPGPTGIGYGIEQPGFNVRYVKAKSSGTFDGTISNLTLAESVLATPAYQSLDLNANSNTINFLGTGANGRFGGDGPFPNQAIGDDINHFVIEATASIVIPSAGAWSFGVNSDDGFGLSLAGNGQTFSSSFQGTRAANDTIRTFNIPAAGRYEA, encoded by the coding sequence TTGTCGCGATCTTTGCAGACCAACAAAAAAAGTGCGTCCCGACGTCGACGCCTCGCTCGAAAATTGGTCGCCGAACGACTGGAGCCGCGCGTCGCCATGGCGGCTACGCCGATCATCAGCGAGTTTCTGGCGTCGAACTCGGGCGGACTTGAGGACATCGACGGCGACACGAGCGATTGGATCGAAATCCACAACCCGACGTCGGCAACGGTCGATCTATCCGGATGGCGATTGACGGATGACCCGCTGGACTTGAGCGAGTGGACGTTCCCATCGGTCACCATTCCAGCGAATGACTTTTTGGTGGTATTCGCGTCGGACAAAGACCGCGCGGTCTCGGGACAACAGTTACACACCAACTTCAAACTCGGATCCGGCGGTGACTACCTTGCATTGGTCCAGCCCGACGGAACGATCGTTAGCGAGTTTGCGCCGCAGTACCCCACACAAACGACCAACGTCTCGTTTGGTGTCGGCTTCAACGTTGATGACTTGATCGAAGTCGGCGATGGTTCGCGAACGTTCGTTCCGGCCAACGGCTCGCTAGGCGATAGCTGGAAAACGACGACGTTCAACGACGCGTCTTGGACACCGGGTCCCACCGGAATCGGCTATGGCATCGAGCAACCGGGTTTCAATGTTCGTTATGTGAAAGCGAAATCATCCGGAACATTCGACGGTACCATCTCGAACCTGACCCTTGCCGAATCGGTGCTCGCCACACCGGCTTATCAGTCCTTGGATCTGAACGCAAATTCCAACACGATCAACTTCTTGGGCACCGGCGCGAACGGTCGATTTGGCGGTGACGGCCCGTTTCCGAATCAGGCGATTGGTGACGACATCAACCATTTCGTGATCGAAGCCACCGCGTCGATCGTCATCCCCAGTGCTGGCGCATGGTCGTTCGGCGTCAACAGCGACGACGGATTTGGATTGTCGTTGGCGGGGAATGGCCAGACCTTTTCCTCATCATTCCAAGGGACGCGGGCCGCCAACGACACAATCCGTACGTTCAACATACCGGCGGCCGGTCGCTATGAAGCATAG